In Neisseria brasiliensis, the following proteins share a genomic window:
- the zapE gene encoding cell division protein ZapE produces the protein MSDRENLFVPPSFENHSPLTWYQAAAQQPNFIRDEAQAVAIEHLDRLWTELMMFKRKRNRFLGRSLRSPQVPKGLYFYGGVGRGKSFLMDAFFGCLPYKRKRRVHFHAFMAEIHQRLKGLKSEANPLKAVASEISQETRVLCFDEFHVSDIADAMILGRLLENLLNEGVVLVATSNYAPSELYPQGQNRSSFLPTIALIESSLTVLNVDGGEDYRLRTLKPAEIFFVPSNEENENKLAELFKEMAHTSELNPGISIIHDREIPHKAKSDKAIWFDFRALCFGPRSQADYLYLAENYEIVFVSGLERLTPLEKAEARRLTWLIDVLYDFRVKLCATSAVDVNDIYVEGDFAAEFTRTASRMVEMQSEVYLEQPHLTLGKKK, from the coding sequence ATGAGTGATAGAGAAAATCTGTTTGTCCCGCCAAGTTTTGAAAACCACAGTCCGTTGACGTGGTATCAGGCCGCTGCTCAGCAGCCTAATTTTATCCGTGATGAAGCGCAGGCCGTTGCCATTGAGCATTTAGATCGTTTGTGGACTGAATTGATGATGTTCAAACGCAAGCGCAACCGTTTTTTAGGCCGCAGCCTGCGTTCGCCGCAAGTGCCGAAAGGTTTGTATTTTTATGGCGGTGTAGGCCGTGGTAAAAGCTTTCTGATGGATGCTTTTTTCGGCTGCCTACCATATAAACGCAAACGTCGTGTTCACTTCCATGCCTTTATGGCGGAAATTCACCAGCGCTTGAAAGGCTTGAAAAGCGAAGCGAATCCATTGAAAGCCGTGGCTTCCGAGATTTCTCAAGAAACACGCGTTTTGTGTTTTGACGAATTTCACGTCAGCGACATTGCCGATGCCATGATTCTTGGCCGCCTGTTGGAAAATTTGTTAAATGAAGGTGTGGTGTTGGTGGCAACTTCCAACTATGCGCCGTCTGAACTGTATCCGCAAGGGCAAAACCGCAGCAGTTTCTTGCCAACCATTGCTTTGATTGAGTCCAGCCTGACGGTGTTGAACGTGGATGGCGGCGAAGATTACCGCTTGCGCACTTTGAAGCCGGCTGAAATTTTCTTTGTGCCGAGCAATGAAGAAAATGAAAACAAACTGGCCGAATTGTTTAAAGAAATGGCGCATACATCGGAATTGAATCCGGGTATCAGCATCATTCACGACCGTGAAATTCCGCATAAAGCCAAATCAGACAAAGCCATTTGGTTTGATTTCCGTGCCTTGTGCTTTGGTCCGCGCTCACAAGCGGATTATCTGTATTTGGCGGAGAATTACGAAATTGTGTTTGTGTCCGGCTTAGAGCGTTTGACCCCGCTGGAAAAAGCCGAAGCGCGCCGTCTGACGTGGCTGATTGACGTTTTGTATGATTTCCGCGTGAAATTGTGCGCCACCAGTGCAGTCGATGTGAACGATATTTATGTTGAAGGCGATTTTGCCGCAGAATTTACCCGTACCGCCAGCCGTATGGTGGAGATGCAGTCTGAAGTGTATTTAGAGCAGCCGCATTTGACGCTGGGTAAGAAAAAATAA
- the ndk gene encoding nucleoside-diphosphate kinase encodes MAIERTISIVKPDAVGKNVIGKIYDRFESNGLKIVAAKMKHLSQEEAEGFYAVHKERPFFADLVKFMTSGPVMIQVLEGENAVAKNRELMGATNPKEAAAGTIRADFAGSIDANAVHGSDSLENATIEIAYFFNDSEICPR; translated from the coding sequence ATGGCTATTGAACGCACCATCTCTATCGTAAAACCGGATGCCGTAGGCAAAAACGTTATCGGTAAAATTTATGACCGTTTTGAAAGCAACGGCTTGAAAATTGTTGCCGCAAAAATGAAACACCTGAGCCAAGAAGAAGCCGAAGGTTTCTACGCTGTGCACAAAGAGCGTCCTTTCTTTGCTGATCTGGTTAAATTCATGACCAGTGGCCCAGTGATGATTCAAGTATTGGAAGGCGAAAATGCCGTGGCGAAAAACCGCGAGCTGATGGGTGCGACCAATCCTAAAGAAGCAGCTGCCGGCACCATCCGCGCTGACTTTGCTGGATCTATCGACGCGAATGCGGTACACGGTTCTGACAGCTTGGAAAACGCTACCATCGAAATCGCTTACTTCTTTAACGACAGCGAAATCTGCCCTCGTTAA
- the rlmN gene encoding 23S rRNA (adenine(2503)-C(2))-methyltransferase RlmN produces MKTNLLNFDLQGLTEHFAAMGEKPFRAKQVMRWIHQSGASEFDEMTDLAKSLRQKLNEQATVGIPQLMTSQESTDGTRKWLLDVGTGNGVETVFIPEAERGTLCISSQVGCALECTFCSTGRQGFNRNLTAAEIIGQLWWANKAMGVTPKNERVISNVVMMGMGEPMANFDNVVTALSIMLDDHGYGLSRRRVTVSTSGMVPQMDRLRDALPVALAVSLHASNDAVRDEIVPLNKKYPLKELMAACQRYLVKAPRDFITFEYVMLDGINDKPQHARELIELVKDVPCKFNLIPFNPFPNSGYDRSSNENIRVFRDILQQAGHVVTVRKTRGDDIDAACGQLAGQVQDKTKRQQKWQQILVEQQG; encoded by the coding sequence ATGAAAACCAATCTACTGAATTTTGATTTACAAGGCTTGACCGAACACTTCGCCGCGATGGGTGAAAAACCATTTCGCGCTAAGCAGGTGATGCGTTGGATTCACCAATCGGGTGCCTCTGAATTTGATGAAATGACCGATTTGGCCAAATCGTTGCGCCAAAAATTAAACGAACAAGCTACTGTTGGCATCCCGCAATTGATGACGTCGCAAGAATCGACCGATGGCACACGCAAATGGTTGCTGGATGTCGGCACCGGCAACGGCGTGGAAACGGTGTTTATCCCCGAAGCCGAACGCGGCACATTGTGTATCTCATCGCAAGTGGGCTGTGCATTGGAATGCACGTTTTGTTCTACCGGTCGCCAAGGCTTCAACCGCAACTTGACCGCTGCCGAAATCATCGGCCAATTGTGGTGGGCAAACAAAGCGATGGGTGTCACGCCGAAAAACGAGCGCGTGATTTCCAATGTGGTGATGATGGGCATGGGCGAGCCGATGGCCAACTTCGATAACGTAGTCACCGCTTTGAGCATTATGCTTGACGATCATGGTTATGGCTTGAGCCGCCGCCGTGTAACCGTTTCGACTTCTGGCATGGTGCCGCAGATGGATCGCTTGCGCGACGCCTTGCCGGTTGCTTTGGCGGTATCGTTGCACGCGTCTAATGATGCCGTGCGCGATGAGATTGTGCCGTTGAACAAAAAATATCCGCTGAAAGAATTGATGGCTGCATGTCAGCGTTATCTGGTGAAAGCACCGCGCGACTTCATTACTTTTGAATATGTGATGCTGGATGGCATTAACGATAAACCGCAACACGCGCGTGAGTTGATTGAATTGGTGAAAGATGTGCCATGTAAATTCAATCTGATTCCGTTTAACCCGTTCCCGAATTCTGGTTACGACCGTTCTTCAAATGAAAATATTCGTGTGTTCCGCGATATTTTGCAGCAGGCCGGCCATGTGGTGACAGTGCGTAAAACACGCGGCGATGATATTGATGCGGCGTGTGGCCAGTTGGCAGGTCAGGTTCAGGATAAAACCAAGCGTCAGCAAAAATGGCAGCAAATTTTGGTTGAGCAACAGGGTTAA
- the pilW gene encoding type IV pilus biogenesis/stability protein PilW, giving the protein MKLNILSSLIVTLTLAACAGSSGPSPRERAEQVSNIKTQLALEYMRVQDYRQATQAIEDALNSNGKNEVAWLVRAQIYQYLKVQDKAQESFLKALSLKPDSAEINNNYGWFVCSHMNNPAESIQYFDKALSDPTYPSPYVANLNKGICSAKMGQFSLAEAYLERALAAAPQFPPAFKELARTKMLAGSLNDADYYFRQYQSKVDVLQADDLLLGWRLANALGNTQAAYEYEAQLRANFPYSEELQAVTTGR; this is encoded by the coding sequence ATGAAATTAAATATTTTATCGTCTTTAATTGTGACCTTAACATTGGCAGCGTGTGCCGGTTCGTCAGGCCCAAGCCCACGCGAACGTGCAGAGCAGGTATCCAATATCAAAACGCAATTGGCTTTGGAATACATGCGCGTTCAGGATTACCGTCAGGCAACGCAGGCGATTGAAGATGCCTTAAATTCTAATGGTAAAAACGAAGTGGCTTGGTTGGTGCGTGCGCAGATTTACCAATACTTGAAGGTACAAGACAAAGCGCAAGAAAGCTTTTTGAAAGCCTTGTCGTTGAAACCGGATAGCGCGGAAATCAATAATAACTACGGCTGGTTTGTGTGCAGCCACATGAATAATCCGGCTGAATCGATTCAGTATTTCGACAAAGCGCTGTCGGATCCGACGTATCCCAGCCCGTATGTGGCGAATTTAAACAAAGGCATTTGTAGCGCAAAAATGGGTCAATTCTCATTGGCTGAAGCATATTTAGAGCGCGCTTTGGCTGCTGCGCCGCAATTTCCGCCCGCATTCAAAGAATTGGCACGCACCAAAATGTTGGCAGGCAGTCTGAACGATGCCGATTATTACTTCCGCCAATACCAAAGCAAGGTTGACGTATTGCAGGCAGATGATTTGCTGTTAGGTTGGCGCTTGGCTAATGCGCTGGGTAACACCCAAGCCGCTTATGAATACGAAGCGCAGTTAAGAGCCAATTTCCCTTATTCCGAAGAACTACAGGCAGTGACGACAGGTCGATAA
- a CDS encoding helix-turn-helix domain-containing protein, with translation MDNQQKTAHNIEAAKALGNELRQLREKQGIDISDIAGRLKLSVEQIQDLEKGDYSSFSGLVFATGFLRSYARLLKMDEQQIAGRLKTVVPQTADHVYAVNREKDAGFNYQSVEKNGFPKWILGVAALALIVGGIYLWQNKSNLESSQQYAQDSSAVQNSLQAPALKASNVEVSKMTEQGTQVIAAASAASDVAASAASESKVEVAADELWVKVQYRSNLIIHDKDGKMVFSNIIPAGSERRFKGGAPYEVWVGIAAGAEANYGGTSIRPVDYRAPGKQSATFIAGKK, from the coding sequence ATGGACAATCAACAAAAAACAGCACACAACATCGAAGCAGCAAAAGCATTGGGCAATGAATTGCGCCAATTACGTGAAAAGCAAGGCATTGACATCAGCGATATTGCAGGCCGTCTGAAATTATCGGTTGAGCAAATTCAAGATTTGGAAAAAGGCGATTATTCCAGCTTTTCAGGTTTGGTATTTGCCACTGGCTTTCTGCGTTCATACGCGCGTTTGTTGAAAATGGATGAACAGCAAATTGCAGGCCGTCTGAAAACCGTTGTGCCGCAAACTGCTGATCATGTGTATGCGGTTAATCGCGAAAAAGATGCCGGTTTTAATTACCAAAGTGTCGAGAAAAACGGTTTCCCAAAATGGATTTTGGGCGTGGCGGCATTGGCTTTGATTGTGGGCGGTATTTATTTATGGCAAAACAAGTCGAATTTAGAAAGTAGCCAACAATACGCACAAGACAGCAGTGCCGTGCAAAACAGCTTGCAAGCGCCGGCTTTAAAAGCCAGCAATGTTGAAGTATCGAAAATGACCGAGCAAGGCACACAAGTGATTGCGGCTGCTTCTGCTGCTTCAGATGTCGCCGCTTCTGCGGCTTCCGAGTCGAAAGTCGAAGTGGCTGCCGATGAATTGTGGGTGAAAGTACAATACCGCAGTAATCTGATTATTCATGATAAAGATGGCAAAATGGTGTTCAGCAATATCATTCCGGCCGGCAGTGAGCGCCGCTTCAAAGGCGGTGCGCCGTATGAAGTATGGGTCGGTATCGCGGCTGGTGCCGAAGCCAATTATGGCGGCACCAGCATTCGTCCGGTTGATTACCGTGCCCCGGGCAAACAGTCTGCCACCTTTATTGCAGGAAAAAAATAA
- the ispG gene encoding flavodoxin-dependent (E)-4-hydroxy-3-methylbut-2-enyl-diphosphate synthase, protein MNTLKRRQTHQVQIDHITVGSSAPVVVQSMTNTDTADAEGTALQVKELSDAGSEMVRITVNSPEAASKVAEIRQRLDDMGYNTPLVGDFHFNGERLLAEYPECGKALAKYRINPGNVGKGAKGDEKFAYMIRTAAENNKAVRIGVNWGSLDQSLAKRMMDANMASATPLPPEEVMKEALIVSALESAEKAVSLGLPEDKIILSCKVSAVQDLIQVYRELGSRCQYPLHLGLTEAGMGSKGIVASTAALAVLLQEGIGDTIRISLTPEPGSSRTQEVIVGQEILQTMGLRSFTPMVTACPGCGRTTSTVFQELAQDVQNYLRQKMNVWRTVYPGVESLNVAVMGCVVNGPGESKLADIGISLPGTGETPVAPVYVDGERKVTLKGDNIAQEFLLIVEEYVKENYREGGAKRVQPRVIPIKNA, encoded by the coding sequence ATGAACACACTCAAACGCCGCCAAACACATCAAGTCCAAATTGATCATATTACCGTTGGCTCCAGCGCACCGGTGGTGGTGCAATCCATGACCAACACCGACACCGCTGATGCGGAAGGCACCGCTTTACAAGTTAAAGAGTTGAGCGATGCCGGTTCGGAAATGGTGCGGATTACCGTCAACAGCCCTGAAGCAGCCTCCAAAGTGGCTGAAATCCGTCAGCGCTTAGATGATATGGGCTACAACACACCGTTAGTAGGTGATTTCCATTTCAACGGTGAACGCTTGTTGGCCGAATATCCCGAGTGCGGCAAAGCATTGGCCAAATACCGCATCAATCCGGGCAATGTCGGCAAGGGTGCAAAAGGCGATGAAAAATTTGCCTACATGATTCGCACCGCGGCTGAAAACAACAAAGCCGTGCGCATCGGCGTGAACTGGGGTTCTTTAGATCAAAGTTTGGCCAAGCGCATGATGGATGCCAACATGGCTTCGGCTACGCCGCTGCCGCCGGAAGAAGTGATGAAAGAAGCCTTGATCGTTTCTGCTTTAGAGTCGGCTGAAAAAGCGGTGAGCTTGGGCTTGCCGGAAGATAAAATCATTTTGTCGTGTAAGGTCAGCGCGGTGCAGGATTTGATTCAAGTGTATCGTGAGTTGGGCAGCCGCTGCCAATATCCGCTGCATTTGGGTTTGACCGAAGCCGGTATGGGTAGCAAAGGCATTGTAGCGTCTACGGCGGCGCTGGCCGTGTTGCTGCAAGAAGGCATTGGCGACACCATTCGCATATCATTAACACCGGAACCGGGTAGCTCGCGCACGCAAGAAGTGATTGTCGGACAAGAAATTTTGCAAACCATGGGCTTGCGTTCGTTTACCCCAATGGTCACGGCTTGTCCGGGTTGCGGTCGCACCACCAGCACGGTATTCCAAGAATTGGCACAAGATGTGCAAAATTATCTGCGTCAAAAGATGAACGTGTGGCGTACGGTTTATCCGGGTGTGGAATCCTTAAATGTGGCCGTAATGGGCTGCGTGGTGAACGGACCCGGCGAGAGTAAATTGGCCGACATCGGCATCAGCCTGCCGGGTACGGGTGAAACCCCTGTTGCGCCGGTTTATGTTGATGGCGAACGCAAAGTCACCTTAAAAGGCGACAACATTGCACAAGAATTCTTGCTGATTGTCGAAGAGTATGTGAAAGAGAATTACCGTGAAGGC